Genomic segment of Chloroflexota bacterium:
GACGCCCGGAAATACCGTCGCCGTCAGCGTCGTCGGGATCCGCCACGTCCAGAATGCGCTGCGCCGGAATGGCCTCCAGCAAGCCCATGCCGATGACGGCCGAGGCGATGCGGGGCGAGATCATGATCGCCGGATCGTGCGGACCAAAGGCAAGGTCCAGGATGACGTAGGTCGGCTTGCGCAGCGTGAACGGCGTGCCGTCCGGGTAGACGCCGCCGATGATTTCATAGCGGATGCCGATCCGCCCCTCCGGCGCGACGCCGATGACGCCACGGTCCTGCAACTGCCCGCCGTAGACCGGGTCGTCAATCGGCCCGTTCGGCCCGGCAATACTGAGCCGCAGCAGCAACCCGCGCTCGGGATCTTCGTCATGATCCGGCGGCTTGGCCCGGCCATCGCGGGCGTGACACGACGAGCACGACAGCGCGTTGAACGTCGGGCCCAGGCCGTCTCGCGCTTCGGTCGACGCCGGGGCCGTGACCCAGTTTTGCGTGAAAAAGCTGTCGCCCACCTCGAAGATGCGCCGCTCCTCGTTGGCCAGGTTGCGCGCGGAGAGCTCGAACGCGTTGCTGCCGGCGCTGAACGCCGTCGTCGCCCCGCCCAACCGCTCGTCGAAAACCAAATCGAGGTCAATGCCCGGTCGGTCGGGTCCGCACGAGGCGAGCAACGCGCCCATGAACACGACGGCCGCCAGCCGCCCGAAGGCGCGGCGCGCTCCGACCAGTACCATTGGCCCGGGGTCACCGCACCCAGGCCGCACGCGGCGGCGCCGCCCGCGCCGTCCTACCCCGCATGCGACCTGCCGCGAGTGGCGGATGCGGTGACCTTGGCTGTGAAGTGCCGTTCCACCCGGCCGGTCGCCAGCATGGCGCCGACGAACAGAAGCCAGACGAAAAAGCCGGTTCCCACAATGGGGTGCATGATCGTCGCGGCATCGATCCAGATGAATTGCATGGCCAGGCCGATGACGGCCGAGACGGGCGCGATGCGCCGGAGCTGCCCGCCAACTCTCCACTGATACCGGGCGGCGATGAGCAGGGCCAATCCGGCCGCCACGAAGCCGATCTTTCCAGCGATCCAGTGGATGCCGTCAAGCGCCTCCGCAGCCGTGCCGCCCGTGTCCGGGGCCGCGGTCGCCCCGACCGCTAGGGCGATCGCGCTGGCGCCCGAAACGCCCAAGCCGACCCCGGCGGTGGCGAGGAGATACGGAACCAGCGGCGTGCCCAGACGCTGGCGAATGATCCACGTCCGCGGTAGAAACCACGCCCCGGCAACGAGCGCAATCCCCGCCACGACGCGTCCGGCGCCGCCCAAGCCATAGGCGCCGCGCTGATCGGCGATGGCCGCCAGCGTCTCGGCCAGGGTGTCGTGGTCCGCGGCCGCCGACACGCGTCCGATCACCGAGACGGCCAGGGCCAGCGCGGCCAGAACGAGCAGCCGGCCCGCATAGCGCGCAGCCGCGGCCGGCGCCGAACCGGCCGCGGCCGGCAAGGGCACGCGGCCCGCGACCTCAGGCACCGGGCCGCCCCGTTGCAGCCGCGGTGCCAGGCCACGGACCACGGCCCTCCACTAGCTCACGCTGATGGTGATGCCGAGCGCCTGCGCCGCGCCGACGATCGTGTCCGTCTGCTCTTCCAGAGCGACGATGGCGTCGAGCACGGCCTTCCGCCCGTCGTCCGCGTCGGACACGCCCTCGAGCAGGTGCTGATCAAACGGCGCCTCGATCGCCTTCGTCAGGTTCACGCTCCGCTCGATCTGCGCCGCCAGCTGCTCGGCAATCTCCGCGTCCTGGGCCTCGATCAGGTCCATGATCCCGGGGCCGGCCACCTGGCCGAAGTTGCCCAGAAACACCATCTGAATCCCCAGGGCGTTGCCCACGATGTCGGCGGTGGTGTTGTCGGAGAAGCAGGAGTGCTCGTCCTCCTGGGACCGCGCCTCGTAGGCCACGGTCATGCGCTCGCCGGCCAGTTCGCCGCGGCTCAGCTCACCGATGCCGGTGATGATTCGACGCAGAGCCTCGTCCGTGTCGACCGAGGTGAACTCGGCGCGGTAGTTGTCACCGCGACCGGGCGCCCACGCGTCCACCATGTCCTGCAGATGCTGCAGCAGCAGGTCCGACGCAACCGCCAGATACGTGGCGCGGCGGTCGGCGTTCGCGGCCGTGGTGAAGTCTTCGATGGACCGTTCGCCCGGTCCGGCCACGCTCAGGTCCTGGCCCCACAGCAAGAACTCGATGGCGTGCCAGCCCGTCGACACATTCGCCTCGCCGCCCTCTTCGTTCAGCGACACCAGCAGATCGGCGTTGATGACCGGAAAGGTCTCTGCGTCATTGATGATGCCGGCGCTCGGATTGTCGACGACGTAGTCGATGTACGCCTCATCCAGCGGCCAGGCGTTGATCAGCCCTTCGGGACCATCCTCCGGATGGTCGATGGGACCATCGTAGAAGCGGAACGCTTCGGTCGGCCCATAGTCGTCGCGGGCGATCAGCCACATGCGCTTGGCGGCTTCGAGATGCGCCGCCGTGGGCTCTGCCAGGAATCGGTCAATGGCCCGGTCCATGGCCTGCGCTGAGCTCAGGCTCTGCGCATACAGGTGGTGGACGCCGTTGGCGTAGTTCGTCACCACGTCCTGCTTCAGCTCGGTGGTGGGTCCGCTTTCGCCGCAGGCTGCCAGCAGCCCGGCCATGAGACTCGCCACCACGACCAGAACGATTCTTCGCACTGCCCCTCTCCCATTCGCGCCGCGCCCGCTAACTGGGTTAGCACCGACGCCTAAAGTTCTTAGTCTCCACTAAGAGACGGCCGTAGGATAGGCGAACGCCCGGAGTTGTCAAGGCGGTGCCCACGGTCGCGGGCCGCAATCTCCATCGCCTCGATCCACGTCGGCGCGTTGCCGCCCACGCCCCCGCCCGCGAGACAATTCGGACCCCGCTCGCGCAGGGACAGCCCTCATGGACGCCCAACTGCTGGACTCGCCTTCATCGAATGGGCGGTCGCGCGTTTCGTAGGGCGCGCACACCGGGCCGGCGCTGGCATGCTGGGGGCGCTACCCGCACGAGACGACGCTTGCCTCACCGCTGGTCTTCCCCGCGCCTGAACCTGCCCGGGCTCGGTCATCGACTCCGAGGCCGCCGAACGTCCAGGATCACGAGGGTCGTCGTTGCCATCGTCGGCCTCGCGCTGCTCGGCGGGGTCACAGCCGCTCTCCTGGGCTGGGCCTCCCTCACCGAGCGCGGCGTGACCTTCGGTCTCGCCGATCTGCCCGAGCTGCGTCATGCGGACGCGCCCGCCATCGGCGCCAACACCTTCCTGCATCGCGAAGCGGACCCCGCCAAGGTCGAGCGCGAGCTGGAGCTCCTGGCCAGCGCGGGCATCGGCCTCATCCGCCAGGAGATTCTGTGGGTCGAAATCGAGCCTCACGCCAAGGGTGTCTACATCGACAACCACGGCGAAGATTCCTGGGCCAAATACGACCGCATCGTCGATCTGGCGCAGGGCTTCGGCATCGAGGTGCTCGCCCGACTCGACCGCCCCCCGCCGTGGGCCACGCCCGGCTTCAACCCGCAGGAAAACACGTCGATCCAGATGCCGCCCGCGGATTTCACCGACTTCGCCGACTTTGCCGCGGCGGTTGCCGCGCGCTACCGAGGCAAAGTCAAGTACTTCCAGATCTGGAACGAGCCCAACCTCTTCGGCGAGTGGGGCGGCCGGCCGCCGGACCCCGCCGCCTACCTCGACATGCTGCGCGAGGTCGGCGCCGCCGTGCGGGCCGCCAACCCCGACGCCGTCATCGTGCTGGCCGGGCTGGCGCCCACAATCGAAACCGGCCCCGACAACCTCAGCGACCTGCTGTTCCTGGAGCGGCTCTATCAGCTGGGCGCTAGGGGCGCGTTCGACATCGCCTCCAGCATGTCCTATGGGCTGTTCACCGGCCCGCGCGATCCCCGCATCGACGCGTCCCGGACGAACCTTCCTCGCGCCGTGCTCTGGCGCGAGATCATGGAATCCCACGGCGACGCCGGCACGCCGATCTGGGCTTCGGAGTATGGCTGGATGTCGCTGCCCCCCGGCTGGCAGGGCGACCAGGGTATTTGGGGCAATCACCCGGCAGCAGACCAGGCGGCCTGGACCGTGGACGGCATCCGGCGAGCACGTGAGCAATGGCCCTGGCTGCCCACCATCATGATCTGGGCCGCGCGCTGGCCGCACGACACCCACCCGGACGACCCCACGCCGTTCTTCGGGCTGCTCACAAGGGACTTGCAGCCGCGCGACCACATGCTGGCTCTGGAACGGGCCTACGCCGACGCCCCAAGCGCCGGCATCGGCCTGCACCAGGAAACCCACGCCGCCTTCACCTTCGACGGACCATGGCCGCGGGTGCCCAGCGACTGGGCGTCGCTCGGATTCCATCGCCAGACCGGGCAGCCCGACGCACGGCTGGAGCTGCGATTCGAGGGCGACTCGGTCGGCCTGCTCACTCGGCGCGGCCCCGACATGGGACAGGTGCGCGTGCGCATCGACGGCCACAGCGCCCTGGCCGACGCCCTGCCGCGCAACGCGGCCGGCGAGGCGATCCTGAATCTCTATGCCCCCGAGGTGGAGCGTCTGGCGCGCATTCCCATCGCGCGCGGGCTGTCCCAAGGCCCGCACGTGCTCGAATTGACGGTGATGGCCGAGCGCGACCCGCGATCGTCGGGGGGACTGGTGATCGCCGACGGCGCGCTGGTAGGCAACTCGCGGCCGCTCTGGCCCTACGCCGCCGTCGCCGCCACCTGGGCGCTGGCGCTGGCCGTGCTCGTCTGGGCCGCTGGCGGCCGCGCCGTTCGGGCTGCGGCGCGGATTCCGCGAGTCGAACTCCTGGACCGGCGTCTGCCGCTCGGACTGCACGCCGGCGAGGTGGCCGCCGCCGCCCTGGCCGTGGTGTTCGCCCTGCTGCCCGACGGCACGCCGGCGTCCGCCTGGACCCTGGTTCGGCTGGTGCTGGCGGCGGCGCTGGGCGCGCTGGCGCTGGCGCGCCCGCGTCACATAGCCATCGCGGCCGTCGCCGCCATCCCCTTCGTCGGCGTGATCGCGCGCACCGGCATCTACGACCGTCCGGTCGGCGAGACGCTCATCGTCATTCTGGTCATCGCCTGGGTGGCGCGCGCGCTGGCGCAGCGCCGCTGGCCGCTGCAACGCAGCGAAGACGCGGACGGACCAGAGCAAGCCGCGTCATCGCCGAGTCCGACTCCCTTTCCCCTTGAGGGAGAGGGCCGGCGGGAGGGGTTCATGCTCCGGCTATTCCGGCGTCCGGCCCCCTCTCCCCTTGCGGGAGAGGGCGGGGGTGAGGGGTTCCCCCTTCCGTCACTCCCGCGCAGGCGGGAATCCACCGTCGTTTACCGCTGGCTAGCGAGCCAGAGTGGGTGGCTCTGGCTCGCGCTCGCCGTCATCGCCGCCGGCGTCGCGGCCACGTTGGCGGCGGACTTCCCGCGGGTCGCCTGGCGCGACCTGCGCACCGTCATCGTCGAACCCGCGCTGCTGTTCCTGGTCCTGCTCAGCGTGATGCGCGACCGCGCCGACGCGCAGCGGCTCGGCGTGGCGCTGGTGCTCGGGGCGGTGGTGTCGGCAGTCGTGGCGCTGGCGCTGATCCCCGCAGGCGCCGTCGTCACCGATGCTGGACCGCCGCGGCTGCGCGGCTTGTTCGGTTCGCCCAACAACCTGGCGCTCATCCTGGAGCGGGCACTGCCCCTGACCGTTGGACTGGCACTCGCCGTCGCCTACCGCCGGCGCCTGCGCGTCACCGCTTGGGCCGCCGCGGCGGTGCTGGTGGCGGTGCTGGTGCTCACCTTCAGCCGCGGCGCCTGGATCGGCGCGCTGGCCGGACTCGCCGTGGCGCTGATACCCATCTGGCGGCGCCAGGGCAGAGGCGAGGGCGAACCAGGACCCAGTCTTTCCGGCGGAAGCCGGAATCCAGTCCGCGTCCTCCGTCGCATGCGTACCGCAACGCCTCTGCTCGTGGCGGGTCTCATGGCTGCCGGCCTGCTGGCCGCAATTGTCACCACCGGCGGCGACAACCTCGCCCGACTCCTGCGTCCCTCGGACGCCGCCACCGCCGCGCGCCCGCTGCTCTGGGACTCCGCCTGGCGCATGATCGCCGACAACCCCGTCCTCGGCGTCGGCCCGGACAACTTCCTCTACCACTACCCGGACTACATCCGGCCCGAAGCCTGGGCCGAGCCCAACATCTCGCACGCGCACAACATCGCCCTCGACACCTGGCTCACGCTGGGTATTCCCGGTCTCGTGGTCCTGGTCGGCGTGCTAGCCGCCTACGCCCGCACCTGGCGCGCCGCGCTGCGGCGCGCCGGCGGCAGCCGGGCGCTCGTCTACGGCCTCGGCGGCGCCATGCTGGCGACCCTCGTCCACGGCATCGTGGACAGCAGCCTCTATCTCCCCGAGCTCGCCGCTACCTTTTGGGTCATCGTCGCGGCCACCGTCATCCTGGCCGCATCCCCGTTCGTCATTCCGGCGAAGGCCGGAATCCAGTCCGGTCGATTCTAGGAGCGCCGGTCGATACCGATGCCCCGTTCTTGATACGCGCAGGGGCGGGTTTGAAACCTGCCGCTACTGGCAGGAAGCTAAAGGACGCGCAGCCGCTCAAAGGCGCGACTGAGCGAACCTCCGTACGTAGACAACCAGGCAGGCGGGTCGTCAGCAACCACGCTTAGCCAAAATGTATCCGTGCCACCCGCGCCAGTGTGCTGCGGCGTGTGGCCGATCACATGGTTGTAGAGGACGGCTTTAGGAATCACCCAGCACTGCGCGTCAAACGGTGCGATTCCTAGGCACACGAGAATGTCGTAGTCCTGGTCGCGAATCTGCTGGAATTTAAACTGCCCGCTTGCCCAAAGCGTCGAAAACTTGATCTCTATCCTCCGGCCCTGGATCACTCGATCCGCTTCGCTGTCGCCGCTGGGGCCAACGCTCAAATCTTTTGCAGCGCACCAGCCAGCCACAAGTTGCTCACCGATCTTGCCGACTTGGCGGGAAGGGCGAGCCTTGATCCACCCAAACGGACTTCGAGACCACTCGAGGTTTTCCTTTTCGTAATCGCCCCGAAGCATCTCGGATATACCAGCCAGCATCCTCACTTCGGGGTCAGTTATTTCGTTCTTCATTTCGCGGTTTACTCCAAGAGAGATGCCTGCCGCGGCCCGGTGCGATAGGGCGCATCGTCGAACTCCACGAACTCGACATCGGCGTAGTCCGCGAAGCGTCGCGCCATCACGGCCAGCGCCTCCGGATTGTTGTCGATCAGCACGAACCGTCGCCCCAGCGCGTGGGCCGCCTCGCCCACCGTGCCGCTCCCGGCGAAGAAGTCCATCACCGTGCCACCGGGCGGGCATGAGGCCTGAATGATGCGCCGCGCGATGCCCACCGGCTTCTGCGTCGGGTAGCCGGTGCGCTCCTTGCCATTCGTGGGCACGATGGTGTGCCACCAGGTGTCCGTGGGCAGCTTGCCCCGCGCCGCCTTTTCCGGACCGACCAGACCCGGCGCCATGTAGGGAATCCGCTCCACCTCGTCCGTGTCGAAGTAGTAGCGCTCCGGCTCCTTGGCGTAGGCCAGGATGTTGTCGTGCTTCGGGGGCCATTTCTTCTTGGTGCGGCCGCCGTAGTCGTAGGCCCAGATGATCTCGTTGAGAAAACCCTCGCGCCCGAAGATCCCGTCCAGCAGCACCTTGGCGTAGTGCACCTCGCGGTAGTCGAGATGCAGATACAGCGACCCGGTTGCCGCCAGCACGCGATGCGCCTCGAGCATCCGCGGCTCCAGAAACCCGAGATAGTCGTCGTAGGCGTCGTCGAAAGCCCGCGTGGCGAGCTGCTCGGTGCGGTAGCGCTTGCCCTGGAAGCCCGTTCGGTCGCCGTCGGGGTCGCGCACCGTTCGCAGCTGCGTGCGCGACTGGGCGCGGCCCGTATTGAACGGCGGATCGACGTAGATCAGGTCGATGCCGCCCGACGGCATGTCCCGCAGGAGCGGCAGGTTGTCGCCGAAGTACACGCGGTTCATTGCCAGGCGCGCCGGACATCGGGGGCCGGCCCCCTCGCCCTTGATCGGCAAGCGCTTGCCGTCGCCCACGACTGCTCCGGTCCCCTCTCCCTTGATGGAAGAGGGCTAGGGTGAGGGTGACGCCCCCAATCGCTGCACGCCACAAGGCTCCCCTCGGCTCGCACCATCACTTGCCGATGCAAAACTTGGCGAAGATGGTATCCAACAAGTCTTCGGTGGCCGATTCGCCGGTGACCTCGCCCAGCGCCTGCACCGCGCCGCGCAGGCCGATGGCGATGAAGTCCGCGGGCAACCCGCCGGCGACCGCCTCGCGCGCGCCGGCCAGCTCGTCCCGCGCACGCTCCAGCGCCTGCTTGTGGCGCAGGCTGGCCACGGTTCCAAGGTCGGAATTGGGCGTGCCGTCGCCGATGAGCGTGCGCAACGCCGTGCGCACCCCGGCCACGTCGCCGTTGATCGCGCTCGTGCGGCACACCGGCGCGTCGATGAGGTCACCGGCATCCTCGATGGCGAAGGCGGGAGTCAGATCGCTCTTGTTGACGATCGCGATGGCCTGCTTCCCCGCCGCCGCCACCTGCCGCGCGGCGTCACGGTCGGCATCCACGAGCGCGCGGGACCCGTCCAGCACCAGCGCCGCCACGTCCGCCGCGGCCAGCGCCGCCCCGCTGCGGTCCACGCCGATGCGCTCCACCGGATCCTCCGTCGGTCGCAGCCC
This window contains:
- a CDS encoding c-type cytochrome; amino-acid sequence: MVLVGARRAFGRLAAVVFMGALLASCGPDRPGIDLDLVFDERLGGATTAFSAGSNAFELSARNLANEERRIFEVGDSFFTQNWVTAPASTEARDGLGPTFNALSCSSCHARDGRAKPPDHDEDPERGLLLRLSIAGPNGPIDDPVYGGQLQDRGVIGVAPEGRIGIRYEIIGGVYPDGTPFTLRKPTYVILDLAFGPHDPAIMISPRIASAVIGMGLLEAIPAQRILDVADPDDADGDGISGRPNMVRDIRRGEDVLGRFGWKANQPTVEQQAAGAFLGDVGITSTLFPEENCPAAQDACAAAPNGGAPEIPDERLAQVAFYVQTLAVPAMRNVDDPRVRQGAELFVQTGCAACHTPRHVTGNDHPVEPLRNQTIFPFTDLLLHDMGEGLADGRPDGVATGREWRTPPLWGIGLVNVVNGHTMFLHDGRARSLEEAILWHGGEGQAARDRFMALTAAEREALLQFLRSL
- a CDS encoding iron-regulated protein, with the protein product MRRIVLVVVASLMAGLLAACGESGPTTELKQDVVTNYANGVHHLYAQSLSSAQAMDRAIDRFLAEPTAAHLEAAKRMWLIARDDYGPTEAFRFYDGPIDHPEDGPEGLINAWPLDEAYIDYVVDNPSAGIINDAETFPVINADLLVSLNEEGGEANVSTGWHAIEFLLWGQDLSVAGPGERSIEDFTTAANADRRATYLAVASDLLLQHLQDMVDAWAPGRGDNYRAEFTSVDTDEALRRIITGIGELSRGELAGERMTVAYEARSQEDEHSCFSDNTTADIVGNALGIQMVFLGNFGQVAGPGIMDLIEAQDAEIAEQLAAQIERSVNLTKAIEAPFDQHLLEGVSDADDGRKAVLDAIVALEEQTDTIVGAAQALGITISVS
- a CDS encoding O-antigen ligase family protein → MTFGLADLPELRHADAPAIGANTFLHREADPAKVERELELLASAGIGLIRQEILWVEIEPHAKGVYIDNHGEDSWAKYDRIVDLAQGFGIEVLARLDRPPPWATPGFNPQENTSIQMPPADFTDFADFAAAVAARYRGKVKYFQIWNEPNLFGEWGGRPPDPAAYLDMLREVGAAVRAANPDAVIVLAGLAPTIETGPDNLSDLLFLERLYQLGARGAFDIASSMSYGLFTGPRDPRIDASRTNLPRAVLWREIMESHGDAGTPIWASEYGWMSLPPGWQGDQGIWGNHPAADQAAWTVDGIRRAREQWPWLPTIMIWAARWPHDTHPDDPTPFFGLLTRDLQPRDHMLALERAYADAPSAGIGLHQETHAAFTFDGPWPRVPSDWASLGFHRQTGQPDARLELRFEGDSVGLLTRRGPDMGQVRVRIDGHSALADALPRNAAGEAILNLYAPEVERLARIPIARGLSQGPHVLELTVMAERDPRSSGGLVIADGALVGNSRPLWPYAAVAATWALALAVLVWAAGGRAVRAAARIPRVELLDRRLPLGLHAGEVAAAALAVVFALLPDGTPASAWTLVRLVLAAALGALALARPRHIAIAAVAAIPFVGVIARTGIYDRPVGETLIVILVIAWVARALAQRRWPLQRSEDADGPEQAASSPSPTPFPLEGEGRREGFMLRLFRRPAPSPLAGEGGGEGFPLPSLPRRRESTVVYRWLASQSGWLWLALAVIAAGVAATLAADFPRVAWRDLRTVIVEPALLFLVLLSVMRDRADAQRLGVALVLGAVVSAVVALALIPAGAVVTDAGPPRLRGLFGSPNNLALILERALPLTVGLALAVAYRRRLRVTAWAAAAVLVAVLVLTFSRGAWIGALAGLAVALIPIWRRQGRGEGEPGPSLSGGSRNPVRVLRRMRTATPLLVAGLMAAGLLAAIVTTGGDNLARLLRPSDAATAARPLLWDSAWRMIADNPVLGVGPDNFLYHYPDYIRPEAWAEPNISHAHNIALDTWLTLGIPGLVVLVGVLAAYARTWRAALRRAGGSRALVYGLGGAMLATLVHGIVDSSLYLPELAATFWVIVAATVILAASPFVIPAKAGIQSGRF
- a CDS encoding site-specific DNA-methyltransferase yields the protein MNRVYFGDNLPLLRDMPSGGIDLIYVDPPFNTGRAQSRTQLRTVRDPDGDRTGFQGKRYRTEQLATRAFDDAYDDYLGFLEPRMLEAHRVLAATGSLYLHLDYREVHYAKVLLDGIFGREGFLNEIIWAYDYGGRTKKKWPPKHDNILAYAKEPERYYFDTDEVERIPYMAPGLVGPEKAARGKLPTDTWWHTIVPTNGKERTGYPTQKPVGIARRIIQASCPPGGTVMDFFAGSGTVGEAAHALGRRFVLIDNNPEALAVMARRFADYADVEFVEFDDAPYRTGPRQASLLE